In Streptomyces canus, one DNA window encodes the following:
- a CDS encoding dienelactone hydrolase family protein, with protein MDIAFPRIEPSVAEDSFRHGSGRSLPVARIELGGVPRGAAIVLCDAGALERDAAGFMNGLAEHGYESVAVDLSPTGGDPTGTTDRDLVSDVAVLVGRLGERGWSPAQVGLVGYGFGGRTALLATAEFALGAAVSIAPSGVADAWSDALPPLIQVARHVRTPWLGLFGQQDPGAPADALARLGSYLGGSPAHTEVVTYPGVARDFYRDARETLAHVASFDAWQRTIEWLDRRVVPRPTPLAAEWQRRVASAARA; from the coding sequence ATGGACATCGCATTTCCGCGGATCGAGCCGAGTGTTGCGGAGGACTCGTTCAGGCATGGATCAGGTAGGTCGCTGCCGGTGGCCCGGATCGAGCTCGGCGGTGTCCCGAGAGGCGCGGCGATCGTGCTCTGCGACGCCGGCGCCCTGGAACGGGACGCCGCCGGGTTCATGAACGGACTGGCCGAGCACGGATACGAGTCCGTCGCCGTCGACCTGTCGCCCACCGGTGGCGACCCGACCGGCACGACCGACCGGGATCTGGTGAGCGACGTCGCCGTGCTGGTGGGGCGGTTGGGTGAACGCGGCTGGTCGCCGGCGCAGGTGGGCCTCGTCGGCTACGGCTTCGGGGGCCGGACGGCACTCTTGGCCACCGCCGAGTTCGCACTCGGCGCGGCGGTGAGCATCGCCCCGTCCGGAGTGGCGGACGCATGGTCCGACGCCCTGCCGCCGCTGATCCAAGTGGCCCGGCACGTCCGGACGCCGTGGCTCGGACTGTTCGGTCAGCAGGACCCCGGTGCCCCTGCGGACGCCCTGGCCAGGCTGGGCTCGTACCTGGGCGGCTCGCCGGCCCACACGGAAGTGGTCACCTATCCGGGCGTCGCCCGAGATTTCTATCGCGACGCCCGCGAGACCCTGGCGCACGTGGCCTCTTTCGACGCGTGGCAGCGAACCATCGAGTGGCTCGATCGGCGCGTGGTGCCGCGGCCCACGCCATTGGCCGCGGAATGGCAAAGACGTGTCGCAAGCGCGGCCCGCGCGTAA
- a CDS encoding aromatic ring-hydroxylating oxygenase subunit alpha: MSEYIEVDQEIPRFRVNRKVMTDPAVFAVERERIFDHSWLYIGHETELAKPNDYVTRTVAGRPLILARDAKGKVRVWVNSCPHRGAMLCREPKGNARFMTCFYHGWSFNNSGEVVSIPDDAGYGAGFERPGLAAPAKVGSYRGFVFVSFDPDIVDLPTYLAGAKEYLDLVSDQSEVGMRVLPGTHEYSVKANWKLLTENSYDGYHLVSTHQRYLEMITAAHGKADISFASNSIAVNLGGGHAVMAGTPASGAALGRPLSEEAKHEKAEHFERLRQTHGDAWVDRMGGTRNLVIFPNLVVIDLVMGVLIRRIEPVTPDYMEVSAWQLVPPEEGEELHRQRLDNFLTFWGPGGLASPDDVEALETCQRSYAAQRELPWSDISRGMHTPHKGMNGEYQMRTWWRRWHELVTGEALPEEPQAPLPDFFAGQRQRSASATAEAK, from the coding sequence GTGTCTGAATACATCGAGGTCGACCAGGAAATCCCCCGCTTCAGGGTGAACCGGAAGGTCATGACGGATCCGGCTGTGTTCGCCGTGGAGCGCGAGCGCATCTTCGACCACAGCTGGCTCTACATCGGTCACGAGACCGAACTCGCCAAGCCCAACGACTACGTCACCCGAACCGTGGCCGGGCGGCCGCTGATCCTGGCCCGGGACGCCAAGGGGAAGGTGAGGGTCTGGGTCAACTCCTGCCCCCACCGCGGTGCGATGCTGTGCCGTGAGCCGAAGGGCAACGCTCGCTTCATGACCTGCTTCTACCACGGCTGGAGCTTCAACAACTCGGGCGAGGTCGTCTCGATCCCCGACGACGCAGGCTACGGGGCCGGCTTCGAGCGACCGGGGCTGGCGGCTCCCGCGAAGGTCGGCTCCTACCGCGGTTTCGTCTTCGTCAGCTTCGATCCGGACATCGTCGATCTCCCCACCTACCTGGCGGGCGCCAAGGAGTACCTGGACCTGGTGTCCGACCAGTCCGAGGTCGGCATGAGGGTCCTGCCGGGCACGCACGAGTACTCGGTGAAGGCCAACTGGAAGCTCCTGACGGAGAACAGTTACGACGGCTACCACCTCGTCTCCACCCATCAACGCTATCTGGAGATGATCACCGCCGCCCACGGCAAGGCCGACATCTCCTTCGCCTCGAACTCCATAGCCGTCAACCTGGGCGGTGGCCACGCCGTCATGGCCGGCACTCCCGCGAGCGGCGCCGCGCTGGGACGGCCGCTGTCCGAGGAGGCCAAACACGAGAAGGCCGAACACTTCGAGCGGCTCCGTCAGACGCACGGCGACGCGTGGGTGGATCGCATGGGCGGCACCCGCAACCTGGTGATCTTCCCCAACCTGGTAGTCATCGACCTGGTCATGGGCGTGCTGATCCGCAGGATCGAGCCCGTCACGCCCGACTACATGGAAGTCAGTGCCTGGCAGCTGGTGCCACCGGAGGAGGGCGAGGAACTGCACAGGCAGCGCCTGGACAACTTCCTCACCTTCTGGGGCCCGGGCGGACTCGCCTCGCCCGACGACGTGGAGGCGCTGGAGACGTGCCAGCGGTCCTACGCGGCCCAGCGGGAACTGCCCTGGTCCGACATCTCCCGTGGGATGCACACGCCTCACAAGGGGATGAACGGCGAATACCAGATGCGCACGTGGTGGCGCCGCTGGCACGAGCTGGTCACGGGGGAGGCACTCCCCGAAGAACCGCAGGCCCCGCTTCCGGACTTCTTCGCCGGACAGCGGCAGCGGTCGGCCTCCGCGACCGCAGAGGCCAAATAG
- a CDS encoding acyl-CoA dehydrogenase family protein gives MDLQPTEEHLAVAELTRAIGLDVLAPAARKAEEERAVPDDVWRTLVDTGLTMPLSEELGGGGIPDTVTQMIAIENLAYGDPGLTMAALWGGAPALLLSRHGSPEQTAGLARLSEDPKARSAVALYEGYGRGPEDFTTTISTAPDGTVRVKGRKVAVAFAETADPLIVVGRDADTGALRASLVPVSAAGVSVRGTTPGLALDAAALATVSFDVTLAAAAAIDGEELAGTVHRLRLALAAAQVGTATRAVEYASAYATERVAFGKPIAGFQGVAFPLAEALMRIYEVRAEVFEAAVLVDAERYTEGAPAVTRAVNYASEVAAEATRTAVQTLGGHGFIDEHPVEQWYRSAAALSAIDFDPLRSAFTPAL, from the coding sequence ATGGATCTACAGCCCACTGAAGAGCATCTCGCCGTCGCCGAACTCACCCGCGCCATCGGACTCGACGTTCTGGCCCCCGCAGCGCGGAAGGCGGAGGAGGAACGAGCCGTACCGGACGACGTGTGGCGGACCCTGGTGGACACCGGTCTGACCATGCCGCTGTCGGAGGAACTCGGCGGCGGGGGGATTCCGGACACAGTGACGCAGATGATCGCCATCGAGAACCTGGCGTACGGCGATCCCGGTCTCACGATGGCGGCCTTGTGGGGTGGCGCTCCCGCGCTGCTGCTGTCCCGTCACGGTTCGCCGGAGCAGACCGCCGGCCTTGCCCGCCTGAGCGAGGACCCCAAGGCCCGCAGCGCCGTCGCCCTCTACGAGGGATACGGGCGTGGCCCCGAGGACTTCACCACCACCATCAGCACCGCGCCCGACGGAACCGTGCGCGTCAAGGGCCGCAAGGTCGCCGTAGCGTTCGCCGAGACGGCCGACCCCCTGATCGTGGTGGGCCGCGACGCGGACACCGGGGCGCTGCGCGCCTCGCTCGTACCCGTCTCGGCCGCCGGAGTCAGCGTGCGGGGAACGACACCCGGCCTCGCGCTGGATGCCGCCGCCCTGGCCACCGTGTCGTTCGACGTGACCTTGGCGGCCGCCGCGGCGATCGACGGCGAAGAACTCGCCGGAACCGTGCACCGCCTGCGTCTGGCCCTGGCCGCGGCTCAGGTGGGCACCGCGACGCGCGCGGTGGAGTACGCGTCGGCCTACGCCACCGAGCGTGTCGCCTTTGGAAAGCCGATCGCCGGATTCCAGGGCGTCGCCTTCCCGCTGGCCGAAGCGCTGATGCGGATCTACGAAGTGCGCGCTGAGGTGTTCGAGGCGGCTGTCCTGGTCGACGCGGAGCGGTACACCGAGGGCGCACCCGCCGTTACCCGAGCCGTGAACTACGCCAGTGAGGTGGCCGCAGAGGCGACGCGGACCGCCGTACAGACACTCGGCGGCCATGGCTTCATCGACGAGCACCCGGTCGAGCAGTGGTACCGGAGCGCGGCAGCGCTCTCCGCCATCGACTTCGACCCGCTGCGGTCGGCCTTCACCCCCGCGCTCTGA
- a CDS encoding acyl-CoA dehydrogenase family protein: MSLPFEISKELADYANTVREWSVAECRPYAREADDRHAPPANWAEILDTSPVPLGRADKPEEGSVPDFEEGGYVSKAVITEALVYGDVWVPPVLGGGIGELVVEAMGTPEQVAKWYDPIVEGGAPTGFALTEPGFGSDTSLVSTTATREDDTWVINGTKIFCTNGATGEYVTVFATVDKSLGAKGISSFVVPKGTPGFTVPKVSESKLGIRSWVTSELFFDNCVVPLENRLGWTAEGEAETRASGRSGAFAALVHNRPRISSMAIALAQASLDVTKGLLVGQKAGFTPQRWSQIETELENMEYTLERGRRLVLRAQYLVDIGKDRSDTAAAAAAKGYAPQSCERVVRRCIQLLGPEGWSKELLLEKWYRDMKIMDIFEGSGQIQRIIAGRSLMGRLVG; the protein is encoded by the coding sequence ATGAGCCTGCCCTTCGAGATCAGCAAGGAACTGGCCGACTACGCCAATACGGTACGTGAATGGTCGGTCGCCGAGTGCCGGCCCTACGCGCGAGAGGCCGACGACCGGCACGCCCCGCCGGCGAACTGGGCCGAGATCCTCGACACCAGCCCGGTCCCGCTCGGCCGCGCCGACAAGCCCGAAGAGGGTTCCGTACCGGACTTCGAGGAGGGCGGCTATGTGTCCAAGGCGGTGATCACGGAAGCGCTCGTCTACGGCGACGTGTGGGTGCCGCCCGTGCTGGGCGGCGGCATCGGCGAACTGGTCGTGGAAGCCATGGGCACGCCCGAGCAGGTCGCCAAGTGGTACGACCCCATCGTGGAGGGGGGCGCCCCGACGGGCTTCGCACTCACCGAGCCGGGCTTCGGTTCGGACACCTCCCTGGTGTCCACCACCGCGACCCGCGAGGACGACACCTGGGTGATCAACGGCACCAAGATCTTCTGCACCAACGGAGCCACCGGTGAGTACGTCACCGTGTTCGCCACGGTCGACAAGTCGCTGGGCGCCAAGGGCATCAGCTCCTTCGTGGTGCCCAAGGGAACGCCGGGCTTCACCGTTCCCAAGGTCAGCGAGAGCAAGCTGGGCATCCGCAGCTGGGTGACGTCCGAACTGTTCTTCGACAACTGTGTGGTCCCGCTGGAGAACCGGCTCGGCTGGACGGCCGAGGGCGAAGCGGAGACCAGGGCCAGCGGCCGCAGCGGTGCGTTCGCCGCTCTGGTCCACAACCGTCCTCGCATCTCCTCCATGGCCATCGCCCTGGCCCAGGCGTCGCTGGATGTCACCAAGGGCCTCCTGGTCGGGCAGAAGGCGGGGTTCACTCCGCAGCGGTGGTCCCAGATCGAGACCGAGCTGGAGAACATGGAGTACACGCTGGAGCGGGGCCGCCGACTCGTCCTGCGCGCCCAGTATCTCGTCGACATCGGCAAGGACCGCAGCGACACCGCGGCCGCCGCCGCGGCCAAGGGCTACGCGCCGCAGTCCTGCGAGCGCGTGGTCCGGCGCTGCATCCAGCTCCTGGGGCCCGAGGGCTGGAGCAAGGAACTGCTCCTGGAGAAGTGGTACCGGGACATGAAGATCATGGACATCTTCGAGGGGTCGGGCCAGATCCAGCGCATCATCGCCGGCCGCTCACTCATGGGCCGACTGGTCGGCTGA
- a CDS encoding aromatic-ring-hydroxylating dioxygenase subunit beta gives MATQAPTPPIAPAHVPDSLVRSVERYLYEEAELLDTWRLHEWLELFAPHGQYQVPSTDKPDGDPARDLFLIQDDRFLLEQRVNSLLTRAAHAEYPHSRTRHLITNVRVTDATDGRLTVTANFAVYRVRSGTVDTYVGQYRHILLQDEDGSFRYELRKSVLDLDALHPHGKVSVIL, from the coding sequence ATGGCCACCCAAGCCCCCACCCCGCCGATCGCACCGGCGCATGTCCCCGACAGCCTGGTCCGCTCGGTGGAACGCTACCTCTACGAGGAGGCCGAGCTGCTCGACACATGGCGGCTGCACGAGTGGCTGGAGCTGTTCGCCCCGCACGGGCAGTACCAGGTTCCGTCCACCGACAAGCCGGACGGCGACCCCGCGCGGGATCTCTTCCTCATCCAGGACGACCGCTTCCTGCTGGAGCAGCGGGTGAACTCGCTGCTCACCCGCGCCGCACACGCCGAGTACCCGCACTCCCGTACCCGGCACCTGATCACCAATGTGCGGGTCACCGACGCCACCGACGGACGGCTGACCGTCACTGCCAACTTCGCGGTGTACCGGGTGCGTTCGGGCACGGTCGACACGTATGTCGGCCAGTACCGGCACATCCTGCTCCAGGACGAGGACGGATCTTTCCGCTACGAGCTCCGCAAGTCCGTACTCGACCTCGACGCGCTGCACCCGCACGGCAAGGTGAGCGTGATCCTGTGA
- a CDS encoding SDR family NAD(P)-dependent oxidoreductase, giving the protein MNRLQDKVAIVTGTGPLIGGAIAAGLAAEGARVVCTGLDEESVKPSVAAIEAAGGEAIAAIGDVTDPAHAPEVVEQAVARWGRVDILVNSAVWFHKRGLLTMTVEDYRRQLDVILGGSFLFTREVAMHMIDAGTHGSVINILSTAAWQGEPGNIGYSTGKSGLINFTRSAAMELARHSIRVNGFTPTVTLPDDPEQARELVGLMAGPSEYPMDFQGLFPMGRLPTPQDYVPAVVFLASDESSMITGSNITVDGGATAKYWPWLSGSGQEGRLGS; this is encoded by the coding sequence GTGAACCGCCTGCAGGACAAGGTCGCGATCGTGACCGGTACCGGCCCGCTCATCGGCGGTGCCATAGCGGCGGGACTCGCCGCCGAGGGCGCCCGGGTGGTGTGCACCGGGCTCGACGAGGAGTCGGTCAAGCCGTCCGTCGCGGCCATCGAGGCGGCGGGCGGCGAGGCGATCGCCGCCATCGGCGACGTCACCGACCCGGCGCACGCCCCGGAGGTCGTGGAGCAGGCGGTGGCCCGTTGGGGGCGCGTGGACATCCTGGTCAACAGCGCCGTGTGGTTCCACAAGCGCGGGCTGCTGACGATGACCGTCGAGGACTACCGTCGGCAGCTCGACGTGATCCTTGGCGGATCCTTCCTCTTCACCCGCGAAGTCGCCATGCACATGATTGACGCCGGCACTCACGGTAGCGTGATCAACATCCTGTCCACGGCGGCCTGGCAGGGTGAACCGGGCAACATCGGCTACTCCACCGGCAAGAGCGGGCTGATCAACTTCACCCGCTCCGCCGCCATGGAACTCGCCCGCCACAGCATCCGGGTCAACGGCTTCACCCCCACCGTGACCCTTCCCGACGACCCCGAACAGGCCCGTGAACTCGTGGGACTGATGGCCGGGCCCAGCGAGTACCCGATGGATTTCCAGGGTCTTTTCCCGATGGGCCGGCTGCCCACTCCCCAGGACTACGTCCCCGCGGTGGTGTTCCTCGCCTCGGACGAGTCCTCGATGATCACCGGAAGCAACATCACCGTCGACGGCGGAGCCACCGCCAAGTACTGGCCCTGGCTCTCCGGCTCGGGTCAGGAAGGACGGCTTGGGTCATGA
- a CDS encoding non-heme iron oxygenase ferredoxin subunit produces MTTERRFACLAEDVAPGTAITVPGDPPIAVYHTEEGEFYATADTCTHEKWSLGSDSDLEGCEVTCPLHMARFDIRTGEALCFPATVALRTYATEIDDGKVFVVG; encoded by the coding sequence ATGACCACCGAACGCCGCTTCGCCTGCCTGGCCGAGGACGTTGCGCCGGGCACGGCCATCACCGTGCCCGGGGACCCGCCGATCGCCGTGTACCACACGGAGGAAGGCGAGTTCTACGCGACGGCCGACACCTGCACCCACGAGAAGTGGTCGCTCGGGTCCGACAGCGACCTGGAGGGTTGCGAGGTGACCTGCCCGCTGCACATGGCGCGGTTCGACATCCGCACGGGCGAGGCACTCTGCTTCCCCGCCACCGTGGCGCTCCGGACGTACGCGACAGAGATCGACGACGGCAAGGTGTTCGTCGTCGGCTGA